GGGTCGCGCTCCACGCGGTCCAGCATGTCGGTGTAGTCCTGGCGCAGCGTCAGCGACATCGGATTGCGGCGTTCCGGCCGGTCATGGATGAGCGCCGCGATGCCGTCCCCGATTTCGAGCCGTGCTTCGCGCAGCGGGATCGTCTCTCTTTGCATGATATTGCTCCTCGGTGAATCGTCAGTCGTCGAACCGCGCCAGCGTCTCGCACAGGGCGGCGCGGCACTCGGCCATCATGCGCGAGACCAGTTCCTGGCAGCCCGGGATATCGTCGATCATCGCGATCGCCTGGCTGGCGCCGATCAGGCCGGACGGGACGTCTCCGGTCTCCAGCACCTTGCGCCCGCGCTCGCCGGCCAGCAGCGGCGCGAGGTCGTCGTAGGTGGCCCCGCCGGGGCGCAGTTCCATCGCCAGGACTTCCTCCGCCGCCTCGTTCCTGAAGTAGCGGGCCGAGCGCTTCAGCGTGCGCTTGAGGAGGATCGTGGAGTGCTCATTGCCCTTGAGCAGCGCCTGCTTGACGTTGTCGTGCGACTCGCATTCCTGGGTCAGCGCGAAGCGCGTGCCGATGTTCACGCCATCGGCACCCAGCGCAAGGGCGGCGGCGATGGCCCGTCCGCCCCAGATGCCGCCCGAGGCGATCACCGGGATCTTCACGGCCTGCACGGTGGCGGGAATCATGACCATGCTGCCGACGTCGCCCTCGCCCATATGGCCCGCCGCCTCGAAGCTGTCGATGGAGATCACGTCCACGCCCATGCGCTCGGCCGACAGCGCGTGGCGCACCGCCGTGCACTTGTGGATCACCGTCAGGCCCGCCTCCTTGAACGCCGTGATCACCGGCTTCGGGTTGTTGCCGGCGGTCTCGACGATCTGCACGCCGCTGGCGACGATGGCGTCCACCCAGTCGTCGTAGGTCACGTCGGTGTTGGTCAGCGACAGCGTCAGGTTGACGCCGAACGGCTTGTCGGTCAGTTCGCGCGTGCGGTCGATCTCGCGGCGCAGCGCGTCGGGCGTGCGCTGGGTGCGCGCCGTGATCATGCCAAGCGCCCCGGCATTGGATACCGCTGCCGCCAGCTTGGCGCGGCCGATCCATTGCATGCCGCCTTCGACGATCGGATAGCGGGTGCCCAGCAGCTCGGTGATACGTGTCTTCATGTTCGCTCTCGCAAGGTTCGATACACGCCTGAAGATACGCGCCGATCGCGCCGGCCCCGCCCCCCCGACGGGGGTTGCGCATATCGCATCAAGCAGCGCATATGACGGCCTGCGGAAATCACTGACTCCGGACCGCCGCGCGGGCGGGGGGGGCGGCAAAGCGCAGCCTGCGCCAGGGCGCGCCGCCCATGCCGCGCCAGTGCCGGGCCTGCGCGATCAGGCGCGCTTATCCGCCATGCCGCGCTTATCCACGCCCCTCCAAAAAACCGTTTGCCGGCCTCTCCCGCGCGCCGCCAACATGGCGCCAGACCCTTTTTCATTTGCGGAGGCCGCATGGCTGACACCACCCTTGACATCGATGGCCTGGACGACACCCAGCGCCTGCTGCGCGATAACATCCGCCGCTACCTGAAGGACAAGATCACCCCGATCATCGACGAGGCGGAGAAGAACCGGCGCTTCCCCCACGAGGTGCTGCCCGGCCTGGCCGATTTCGGCTACTTCGGCGGCTACATGCCGGAATCCGAAGGCGGGCTGGGGCTGGACTACCTGACCTGGGCGGTGATGATGGAGGAAGCCGGCTACTGCTGGCAGTCGATGCGCGCCATCATCAATTCGATGAACATCGTCGCGGGCATCATCCAGGCCTACGGCACCGAGGCCCAGAAGGAGCGCTTCCTGTGGCCGCTGCTGCGCAACGAGCGCAAGAGCTATGTGTCGATCTCCGAGCCCGATGTCGGCTCGAACGTGGCCGAGATCAAGACCCGCGCCGACAAGCGCGGCGACACCTACGTGCTCAACGGCAGCAAGCTGTGGATCACCAACGGCATGTTCGCCGACTTCGGCATCGTGGTGGCGCGCACCTACAGCGATACCTGCAACGGCGATCTGTCGATGTTCCTGGTCGAGCGCGACGCCACGCCCTACACCGCCACGCCGGTCGAGATGATGTTCGCGCGCACCACCGGCACCGCCGCCTTCACCTTCGAAAATGCCGAGATTCCGGCAGCGAACCTGCTGGGCAAGGAAGGCCAGGGCCTGCGCCAGACGCTGATCGGCCTGAACTTCGGCCGCCTCAACGTGGCGATGGGCGCGGTCGGGGCGGCGCAATATGCGCTGGACCTGGCGACGGACTATGCCACCCAGCGCAAGCAGTTCGGGCGCCCCATCGGCTCGTTCCAGCTCGTGCAGAAGCATATCGTCGACATGACCACGCGCGTGCAGGCGGCACGGGCGCTCGGCTACCGCGCGGCACGGGCCCTGCAGAGCGGCAATGCGCGCAGCGAATGCTCGATCGCCAAGCTGTATGCGACCGATAACGCCTACGAAGTGTCCCACCTCGCGCTGCAGGTGCATGGCGCGATGGGCTGCGCCGTCGGCTACCCGGTCGAACGCCTGTTCCGCGACGCGCGCGGCGGGCTGATTCCCGAAGGCACGACCGAGATCCAGACACTGATCATCGGGCGCGAGATCCTCGGCCTCAACGCCATCAACTGATTGCCGCCCGGCCTTCAGGTCAGGAACCACAAAAGGAGACAACGATGAAGTGGAAAGCGATCGCCGGCGTGGCCATGCTGGTCTGCGGCATGGCCGCGCGGGCCGACACCTATCCCAGCCGGCCGATTACATTCGTGGTGCCCAACGCCGCCGGCGGCGCGATGGACTCCATCGCCCGCGCCATGGCGGAGACGATGAGCAAGCGGCTGGGCCAGCCGATCGTCATCGACAACCGCCCCGGCGCCGGCGGCATGCTCGGCGCCCAGTACGTGGCACGCGCCGCGCCGGACGGGTATACGCTGCTGGTCACCACCTCCGGTCCGATCCTCATGGCGCCGTTCCTGTATGCGAAGGTGCCGTACGACGTCAGGCGCGACTTCAGCTTCGTCTCGCAGATTTGCGACGGCCAGCTCGTGATGGCGGTCAATACGCAAAAGGTGCCGGTGAAATCGGTCACGGAGTTCGTGGGCTGGGCTCAGCAGCGCAAGGGCAGCGTGACCTATGGCTCGTACGGCGTCGGCTCGTCGGCGCACCTGATGGCGTCGTACTTCAGTGAGTCCAACAAGCTGGAGATGACCCACGCCGCCTACAAGGGCGAGGCGCCGATGATGCAGGACCTGATCGGCGGCCAGATCGACTGGGGCATCGGCACCACCGGCACGCTGGCCCCGCACCTGAAAAGCGGCCGTCTGCGCGCGCTGGCGGTCATGGGCAGCCAGAAGCTGGCCGAGCTGCCGGACGTGCCGACCATGGCCGAGGCCGGCTTCCCCGGCGCCGAGTACAGGACCATCGGCTGGGGCGGCATCCTGGCGCCCGCCAACGTGCCGGCGCCGGTGCTGGCAAAGCTGGAGCAGGAAGCGCGTGCCGCGGCGCAGACCACGGCGATGAAGGCCCGCTTCCAGGTGTTCGGCATGCAGCCGCTCGGCACCACCGGGGCGGAATTCAGGCGCGATGTGGAAGCCACGGCCCCCGTGGTGGAACGCCTGATCCGCCTGTCGGGAGCGCGCGTGGAGTAAGCCGCGCTAACAAAATGAGCGATGGTTTGCTCCCCTCTCCCACTTGCGTGGGAGAGGGGAGCAACCAGCCGGTCATTTTGTTAGGCCCTCTAAGCCGCGCTTGCTTGCCGCCACAGGTGGTGCACCAGCCCTGGCTGCAAGGTGTCCTGCAGCCAGCCATCATCGCTACTCGGGCTGCACCCCCGCCGCGGCGATCAGAGTTTTCCAGACCTGCTGGTCGGCCAGCACCGCCTTGCCCAGTTCCGGGCCCGACCCGGGATTCGCCAGGCTGCCCCGGCTGGCGTAGTGCGCCGCCGCCGCCGGCGAATTGACGAACTCCAGCGCCAGCCGGCCGAGCCGCTCCACGATGGGCGCCGGCGTGCCCGCGGGCGCGAACAGTCCGCTCCAGTTGATGCGCGACACTGACTCCACCAGCGTGCCGTTGCGCATGCCGGCTTCCGCCAGCGTCGGCACGTCGGGCAACTGCGGCAGCCGCTTCGGACTCAGCATGGCGAGCGCGCGCAGCTTGTTCGAGCGGATCAGCGCCAGCACCGCCCCGAACTCCACCATGGTGAAATCGACACTGCCGCCCATCAGGTCAGTCAGCAGGCTGGCGGTCGCCTTGTATGGCACGTCGGTCGTCCGGATCCCCGCTGCCTGCGTGAACGCGGCGGCCATCAGCCGGTAGCCGGTGCTGCTGCTGGCGCCGTTGAGCTTGCCCGGATTGGCGCGCGCGGCGTTGACCAGGTCGGCCACCGTCCTGAACGGCGATGCGGCCGGCACGACCAGCGCGATCGGCAGCGTCGACAGCCGGGCCACCGGCACGAAGTCCTTTTCCGGGTGGTACGGAAGCTGGCGGAACAGGAACGGGTTCGCCGACATCGAGCTCGATGCGGTCAGCAGCAGCGTATAGCCGTCCGGCGCAGCCTTGGCCACGTAGTCGCTGGCGATGATCATGTTGGCCCCGGGCCGGTTCTCCACGACCACGCCCTGGCCCAGCTTCTCGCCCAGGAACTTGGCCAGCAGCCGCGTGTAGTCGTCGATGCCCGATCCCGGGCTCGCGACCGACACGATCCTGACCGGGCGGTCGGGGTAGCCGCGCGCCTGCGCCCGCACAGCCGGTGCCAGCGTCTGGATGACGCTGCCGGCGGCCAGGGCCAGGATGTGGCGGCGGCGTGTCGAATGGGGTCTGGTCATGCCTGTCTCCTCCTTGTAGTGAATGTAGTGAATTCTCTGCATTGGGGGGGCGTTCCGCTTGCCGGGGGTGCCGGAATGGCAAAAGACGGGCGGCCTGCCAGCAGACCTGCCCGTCGTCACCTCGCGGCGCGCTACGCGTTAGGATGTTGCGTAAATTACGGGAAGCGCCGCAGGATCGATTCCGCGATGCACACGGGCTTGCTGCCGCCCTGCCGCTCCACGGTCATCTCGACCTTGAACTGGGCGCCGCCGTTGTCCAGCGGCTCATACGACACCAGCCTGAACTGCGCACGCAGCAGGCTGTCGACCGGAACCGGAGCGGGAAACCGCACCTTGTCGAGGCCGTAGTTGACTCCCGTGCTGCTGTTCCGGATCCGGTATGCGGAGTGCGTGAAGGCCGGCAGCAGGCTCAGCGTCAGGAAACCGTGGGCGATCGGCGCGCCGAACGGGCCGTTCTTGGCGCGCTCGACGTCGACGTGAATCCACTGGTGGTCGCCCGTGGCGTCGGCGAACATATTGATGCGGGCCTGATCCAGCGCCAGCCATTCGCTCGTGCCGATGACCTCTCCCACCAGCGGCTGGAGATCGGCGATGTTCTCGTAGGTCTTCATGCTTGCTCTTCCTTTTCAGTCAGGGATGCCTGCCATGCCTCGGCGTTGCGCGCGTCGTGCATGTCGGCATTGCCGAACAGCGCGTCCGCCACGACGGCGCGCTTGAAGTAGTGGCCGACGGGATACTCCTCGGTCATGCCGATGCCGCCGTGCAGCTGGATGGCCTGTCCGCACACATAGCGCGCGGCGCGCACCACCAGGCTCTTTGCCTGCGACACGGTGCGGTCCAGGTCGGGACTGTCGTTGTCGATGGCCGCCAGCAGCACATAAAGCATCGAGCGCGCGACTTCCATCTCGGCGGCCATGTCGGACATCCGGTGCTGCAGCGACTGGAAGCTGCCGATCGCCACGCCGAATTGCTTGCGCACCTTCAGGTAGTCCGCCGTGATCTCGATGGCCTTTTCCATGGCGCCCACCAGCTCGGCGCACAGCGCGGCGATGCCATGCGCCAGGCCCTGGCGCAGCGCGGCCTCGCCATTGCCGGCCTCGCCGAGCAGCGCGTCGGCCGGCACGAAGACGCCGTCGAAGGTCACTTCGGCGGCCCAGCTGCCGTCATGCAGGGGCAGCGAACGCCGCTTCACGCCTTCCTGTCCGGCCTCCACCACGAACAGGCTGGTGCCCGCACCGGCCACGTCGGCCGAGACCACGAAGGCGTCGGCGTCGCGGCCGCCTAGCACCAGCGTCTTGGTGCCGTGCAGCGTATAGCCGCCCGGCGCGGGCGTGGCGCGCGTCAGGACCGGGCCGATGAAGCCGCGCGACTGGCTTTCGCTGTAGGCCAGCGCCAGCCGGCGCGAGCCGTCCGCCACGGCGGGCAGCAGCGCTTCGCGTTGCTGCGCAGATCCGCCTGCCAGCACCGTCTGCGGCGCCAGCACGGCGCTGCCGAGCCACGGCTCGATCACCAGGCCGCGGCCGAACTCGGCGCTGATCAGCGCCATGTCGATGACATTGCCGCCCAGTCCGCCCGCCGCTTCCGGCAGCGCCGCGGCCAGCCAGCCGTTATCGGCGAAGGTCTGCCAATGGCCGGCATGGCACGGCTCGCCGCTGCGCAGGCGTGCCGTGCGCGCCGCGAGGTCGTATTCCTTGTCGACAAAGCGCCGCACGCTGTCGCGCAGCAGGCCTTGCTCATCATTCAGGTTGAATTTCATGCTCGGTGACTGCCTTCAGAAATTGAACAGCGACTTGGCGATGATGGTCCGCTGGACTTCGCTGGTGCCGCCATAGATGGTCGAGGCACGCCGGAAGAACATCTCGCTGGCGATGCCCCGGCCCAGGTCCTGCATGGGCAGCGCGGCTCTGGCGTCGCCATGGCCATCCTCGTCGTCCAGCGTCGGGTATGCCACGGCGCCGTAGTCGCCCAGCGCTTCCACCAGGAAGGTGCTCATGGCCTGCTGCAGCTCCGTGCCGCGGATCTTCAGCATGGAGCCCATCGCGTGGGCGGCCGGGCTGTGGTCTTCCTCCATCGACGCCACGCGCTGCACCAGCATGGCGATGGCATTCAGCTCCGCCTCGTAGCGCGCCAGCCGCAGCGCGAACTCGTGCCGCTGCGCCAGCGTGCGGCCGCTGACATCCTTGCGCGCGGCGAGACTGCGCACCTGCGCCAGATAGCGGCGCAGCATCGGCAGGTCGGCCGCCGTCGCGTGTTCGTTGTTGAGCAGGAACTTGGTGATGCTCCACCCTGCCCCTTCCTCGCCCACGCGGTTGGCCACGGGCACCCTGACGTCTTCGAAGAAGGTCTCGTTCAGGTGGTGGCAGCCGTCGATGCTGCGGATCGGCCGCACCGTGATGCCGGGCGACTTCATGTCCACCAGCAGGAAGGTGATGCCGGCCTGCTTCTTCGCCTCGGGATCGGTGCGCACCAGCAGGAAGATCCAGTCGGCGCGGTGAGCACAGGTGGTCCAGATCTTCTGGCCGTTGACCACGTAGTGGTCGCCTTCCCCCTCCACATCAAGAACGGCGCGCGTGCGCAGCGAGGCGAGGTCGGAGCCGGAACCCGGCTCCGAGAAGCCCTGGCACCACTGGCGCTCGCCGCTCAGCATGTGCGGGATATGCTCGGCCCGCTGCGCCGGCGTGCCGAAGGCGTTCAGCACCGGTCCCAGCAGGCGCTGGGCTGCGGTATCCGACGACGGGGCGCCGGCGGCCACACATTCCTCGTCGAAGATCAGCCGCTGCAGCACCGACCAGCCGGTGCCGCCATGCTCTTTCGGCCAGGACGGCGCGCCCCAGCCACGCTGGTTCAGGATGCCCTGCCAGCGCGTCAGGTCCGCGCGCGCCGAGCGGGTGCCGCTGCGCGGCCTGCCGGCCAGGTCGGCGGGCAGGCTCTCGCGCAGGAAAGCGCGCACTTCCTGGCGGAACGCCTCCAGGCCGAGATCGGGCTCGAAATCCATTGCATTGCTCCTTTGAAGCCGTTGCCAGCCGTGGTCAGACCGGGTCCCAGGTGAAGATGTCGCGCGACAGCTCGAACGGGACGAACTGGCTCTTGAGCATCGGAATGGCTCGATCCAGGCAGGACTGCACCGTCCAGCCATCGCTGTTGTGGGCGGCGCGGATCGGGCGCGGTTGCGAGAACAGGAAGATCTCGTTGTTGCGCACGCCGAAGACCTGGGCGTTGACGTGCTTTGCTTCGTCGGTCAGCAGGGCCAGCGTGAACGGCGCGATCTTGCCGGCCTCGAGGCGCATGTTGACCTTGCGGCGTTCCAGCGCTTCCGGCGTGTTGGCCGGCACGCTGTCCACCATGCGCGTGAAGGCGAACGGCGCGATGCAGTTGGAACGCACGTTGAACTTCTGCATGTCGATGGCGATGGACTTCGACAGCGCGACGATCCCCAGCTTGGCCGCCGCATAGTTGGCCTGGCCGAAGTTGCCGATCAGGCCGGTGGTCGAGGTCATGTGGACGAAGGCGCCGCTCTCCTGCGCCTTGAAATGCGGCGCCACCGCGCGGGAGACGTTCCAGCTGCCCTTCAGGTGTACCGCGATCACGGCGTCGAACTCTTCTTCGCTCATCTTGTGGAAGAGGACGTCGCGCAGGTTGCCGGCGTTGTTGACCACGCCATCGATGCGGCCGTACAGGTCCATGGCCTGCTGGGCGATCTTCTGCGCGGCGTTCCAGTCGGCCACGCTGTCGGTGCTGACCGCGGCCTCGCCGCCGGCCGCGCGGATTTCCGCGACGACCTGTTCGCCGGGGCTGGCGCTGCCGCCCGAGCCGTCGATATTGACGCCGATGTCGTTGACGATCACGCGCGCACCCTGGCGGGCCGCCTCCAGCGCGATGCCCTTGCCCACGCCGGCGCCAGCGCCGGTCACGATGATGACTTTCCCTTCAAGCAGGCTCATGTCTTGGACACTCCAGTAAATCGGGTTGAACGAAAGGTGTGTGTCCATGATTGGCCGGCGGGTCCGCAGCGGGTACTCCCCGACTCGGGTGGCGTGGGGAGGAGCGGAGCTTATGGCTTGCGGATAAGCACCTGTATGGTCCGCGCGCCACCACCACCCGCCGCGTGAGGCGCGCTATCGGACCACTCCGGCAATCCGCAATTCGCCCAGAACAACACGCCCGCATGGAGCGGGCGTGGACAGGGACAGGGACAGGAAAGCGGCAGGATCAGGCAGGCACCACGCCCGGCCCCATCACGTCGCGCAGCAGCGCGGCGGCGCCGCCGCGGCCGCCGACGCCCAGCTTGGCGTAGATGTTCTTGAGATGCCATTTGACCGTCTCGGCGGAGACGTTCAGGACCCTCGCGATCTTCTTGTTGGACATCGCCTGTGCCAGCAGGTACAGGATCTCCCGCTCCCGCTCGCTCAGCTGGGCGATGGGGCCGTTCTGCGGCCCGGCATCGGCGGCGCCGCGGTCGCTCGCCGCCGTGCGATGCGCGGCCAGCAGGCGCTGCACGTAGAAGCCGAGCACTGGGTCCGGCAGCGGCTCGCGGACAAGGGTGTCGGTAGCGTCCGACATGACCTCCAGCGCGTCCAGCAGCGTGCGCGACAAACCCAGCCCGTGGCCCAGGCGGCAGGCTGCCACGAAGTCCTGCCGCGCCGCCGCACCCTCGCCCAGCCCCTGCCGCGCCACGGCAAGCTGCAGGCGCAGGCTGGCCGTGGCGGGTCCCTGCTCGCTGGCGTCGAGCAACGGCTGGATGCGCTCCAGCGCCCCGGCGAAATCGCGGGTGTGCAAGGCCATGTCGATCGCCGCGCGCTCGGCCGCGTGGGCGAGCGCGCGGGCCCGCTCAGGGCCCGAACCCGAGCCCGAATCCGAGCCTGAATCCGAGCCTGAATCCGAGCCTGAACCCGAGCCCGAAGCGGTGTGGCGTTGCGCAAGCCCGCGCACGCATTCGAGGACGATGCTGGCCCGCTCCATCGCGCCCTGCTGGAGATGCCGGCGCAACCGTTGCACCAGCGCCTCGGCCAGCAGCCGGTCCAGGCCGTAGCGCACCGCATACGCCTCCAGCCGGTCGAGACAGGCCAGCGCCTGCTGGCGCCGCCCGGCGATCCAGTGCGAATTCGACAGCACCAGGCTGGCCCGCAGCACCACCTCCGGCAACGACGTGCGCTCCACCATGCCGATGCGCGGCTCCAGCAGCTGGCAGGCCGCCTCGGTTTCGTTCAGCTCGTACAGCGCATCGGCCAGCAGCCCGGCGGCCATGCTCGCCATCGCCACATAGCCCGCGCCACACCCCTCGGCTTCGGCCAGCACCTCGCGCACGATCTTGCAGGCCTGGCGGATCTGCCCTTCGCGCACCAGGCTGAGCGCGTGGACGCAGCGGCCGAACTGGCGGCTGCGCGGAGAACGGCTGCGCAGGTCGGCCTCTTCCAGGATGCCACGCGCCAGGTCGTGCTCGCCGCGCTGGATCAGCAGCCAGGACAGCGCGTTGGCGCGGGCAAGCCAGGTGAAATCGCCGGCATCCGGCGGCGCGTTCCAGATTTCCGGCAGCAGCGCCGCCGCGGCGTCGATATCGTCGAGTTGCAGCGCCATGCCCGCGCGCAGCAGCGACACGGTATAGCACCCGGCCGCGCCGAGGCTGGCGCGCTGCGCGTCCATCTCGTCGAGGCTGCGGCGCAGGCCGTCGAAATCGCGCGCGTAGAGGAGCATGTAGGCGTGGGCCACATGCAGGCGGAAGCTGCCCCTGACCTGCTCTTCCGGCAGCATGCGCAGCAGGCCCGCCACCTGGCTCAGTTCGCCGCCGACCAGCAGCGCCTGCGCGCGCCCTTCGACCAGCGTCGCGGCGGCGTCCGGCTCGCCCGCGCTCACGGCGTGCAGCACGGCCTCGTCGAGGTGGCCGCGGGCGTCGAACCAGCGCCAGGCTGTGGCGTGCAGCGCGCGGATCTCCGCTTCGTCGCGGGCCGCCAGGTAGCCGAGCAGCGTTTCGCGCAGCAGCGGATGAATGCGGTACCAGGTTTCGTTGTCGTGGCTGCCGACCACGGTGATGAACAGATGGTCGGCCACCATCCGCGCCACGCGCGCCTTGATGTCCGCCGCAGCCTGCGGCTGCCCGAGGATTTCCGCGCACAGGGGCACGCAGAAGCGCTGGCAGATGGCCACGCGGGTCAGCATGTCGAGATCGTCGGGCGCGAGCCGGACCAGCACTTCGCGCTCGAAGAAGCTGGCGAACGCCCGGGCGTCGCGCACCTGCGTCACCGGGTAGCTGCCGGCCTGCCGGGTGCGCAGGCCGATGGCAAACAGTTGCAACCCCGCTGCCCAGCCGTCCGTCAGCGCATGCAGCGCCGCGGCGTCGCTGCCGGAGATGCTGCCGAGCTGGTCACGCAGGTAGCGCGCGGATTCCTCGGGCGAGAAGCGCAGGTCGCGCATGTCGAATTCCGCAAGCTGGTTCTGCAGGCGCAGGCGCTCCATCGACAGGTCCAGCGCCGTGCGCGAGGCC
This genomic interval from Cupriavidus oxalaticus contains the following:
- a CDS encoding acyl-CoA dehydrogenase family protein — protein: MADTTLDIDGLDDTQRLLRDNIRRYLKDKITPIIDEAEKNRRFPHEVLPGLADFGYFGGYMPESEGGLGLDYLTWAVMMEEAGYCWQSMRAIINSMNIVAGIIQAYGTEAQKERFLWPLLRNERKSYVSISEPDVGSNVAEIKTRADKRGDTYVLNGSKLWITNGMFADFGIVVARTYSDTCNGDLSMFLVERDATPYTATPVEMMFARTTGTAAFTFENAEIPAANLLGKEGQGLRQTLIGLNFGRLNVAMGAVGAAQYALDLATDYATQRKQFGRPIGSFQLVQKHIVDMTTRVQAARALGYRAARALQSGNARSECSIAKLYATDNAYEVSHLALQVHGAMGCAVGYPVERLFRDARGGLIPEGTTEIQTLIIGREILGLNAIN
- a CDS encoding Bug family tripartite tricarboxylate transporter substrate binding protein — protein: MKWKAIAGVAMLVCGMAARADTYPSRPITFVVPNAAGGAMDSIARAMAETMSKRLGQPIVIDNRPGAGGMLGAQYVARAAPDGYTLLVTTSGPILMAPFLYAKVPYDVRRDFSFVSQICDGQLVMAVNTQKVPVKSVTEFVGWAQQRKGSVTYGSYGVGSSAHLMASYFSESNKLEMTHAAYKGEAPMMQDLIGGQIDWGIGTTGTLAPHLKSGRLRALAVMGSQKLAELPDVPTMAEAGFPGAEYRTIGWGGILAPANVPAPVLAKLEQEARAAAQTTAMKARFQVFGMQPLGTTGAEFRRDVEATAPVVERLIRLSGARVE
- a CDS encoding Bug family tripartite tricarboxylate transporter substrate binding protein, with translation MTRPHSTRRRHILALAAGSVIQTLAPAVRAQARGYPDRPVRIVSVASPGSGIDDYTRLLAKFLGEKLGQGVVVENRPGANMIIASDYVAKAAPDGYTLLLTASSSMSANPFLFRQLPYHPEKDFVPVARLSTLPIALVVPAASPFRTVADLVNAARANPGKLNGASSSTGYRLMAAAFTQAAGIRTTDVPYKATASLLTDLMGGSVDFTMVEFGAVLALIRSNKLRALAMLSPKRLPQLPDVPTLAEAGMRNGTLVESVSRINWSGLFAPAGTPAPIVERLGRLALEFVNSPAAAAHYASRGSLANPGSGPELGKAVLADQQVWKTLIAAAGVQPE
- a CDS encoding LuxR C-terminal-related transcriptional regulator, which produces MRVAPQIILTDQDRSQLETLATAPETPAKVAQRARIILLAAQGEQNKMIAPRLGIGRAQVARWRERYAHAGLGGILHDLPRGAPPVRVDMTRLARLTGADGPDAPRGWSMRGVAAELGVSAASVSRHWRAAGLASGFTGRATGPTPFRFSGRAVEIVALYAAGPEHALVLAFDEHAHPLADGGTSAAGGQNLRSLPAHQRSLAASLLTALRMLDGGIGDTGAGGGQHESWLGFLRDVEAATPADRHIWVLSDNYASHQHADVQHWVRRHPRVMVQLAPNGAAWLRMVQRFLCDAQTVRRSSFPAAIPEALAAIEAAARSRSATPYRWIRQTVPHGLAGGHALDMADAPDVPQEPQGTSQLLPPGHAVAEGERPILPITSTKVLPPRGARQLMPREALMGRLLDARRHRCVMIQGQAGSGKTSTLMAWRKAMISLGYDVCWLSLAAEDNEPARFLDYLLASIAEADPAAAREASQVVAAGQVAAGHDAAEIELWAITLVQGLARRQRELVLMIDDLHHVSDPAILLALQWLLEYAPPQLHVALASRTALDLSMERLRLQNQLAEFDMRDLRFSPEESARYLRDQLGSISGSDAAALHALTDGWAAGLQLFAIGLRTRQAGSYPVTQVRDARAFASFFEREVLVRLAPDDLDMLTRVAICQRFCVPLCAEILGQPQAAADIKARVARMVADHLFITVVGSHDNETWYRIHPLLRETLLGYLAARDEAEIRALHATAWRWFDARGHLDEAVLHAVSAGEPDAAATLVEGRAQALLVGGELSQVAGLLRMLPEEQVRGSFRLHVAHAYMLLYARDFDGLRRSLDEMDAQRASLGAAGCYTVSLLRAGMALQLDDIDAAAALLPEIWNAPPDAGDFTWLARANALSWLLIQRGEHDLARGILEEADLRSRSPRSRQFGRCVHALSLVREGQIRQACKIVREVLAEAEGCGAGYVAMASMAAGLLADALYELNETEAACQLLEPRIGMVERTSLPEVVLRASLVLSNSHWIAGRRQQALACLDRLEAYAVRYGLDRLLAEALVQRLRRHLQQGAMERASIVLECVRGLAQRHTASGSGSGSDSGSDSGSDSGSGSGPERARALAHAAERAAIDMALHTRDFAGALERIQPLLDASEQGPATASLRLQLAVARQGLGEGAAARQDFVAACRLGHGLGLSRTLLDALEVMSDATDTLVREPLPDPVLGFYVQRLLAAHRTAASDRGAADAGPQNGPIAQLSEREREILYLLAQAMSNKKIARVLNVSAETVKWHLKNIYAKLGVGGRGGAAALLRDVMGPGVVPA
- a CDS encoding SDR family NAD(P)-dependent oxidoreductase: MSLLEGKVIIVTGAGAGVGKGIALEAARQGARVIVNDIGVNIDGSGGSASPGEQVVAEIRAAGGEAAVSTDSVADWNAAQKIAQQAMDLYGRIDGVVNNAGNLRDVLFHKMSEEEFDAVIAVHLKGSWNVSRAVAPHFKAQESGAFVHMTSTTGLIGNFGQANYAAAKLGIVALSKSIAIDMQKFNVRSNCIAPFAFTRMVDSVPANTPEALERRKVNMRLEAGKIAPFTLALLTDEAKHVNAQVFGVRNNEIFLFSQPRPIRAAHNSDGWTVQSCLDRAIPMLKSQFVPFELSRDIFTWDPV
- a CDS encoding NAD(P)H-dependent flavin oxidoreductase, whose amino-acid sequence is MKTRITELLGTRYPIVEGGMQWIGRAKLAAAVSNAGALGMITARTQRTPDALRREIDRTRELTDKPFGVNLTLSLTNTDVTYDDWVDAIVASGVQIVETAGNNPKPVITAFKEAGLTVIHKCTAVRHALSAERMGVDVISIDSFEAAGHMGEGDVGSMVMIPATVQAVKIPVIASGGIWGGRAIAAALALGADGVNIGTRFALTQECESHDNVKQALLKGNEHSTILLKRTLKRSARYFRNEAAEEVLAMELRPGGATYDDLAPLLAGERGRKVLETGDVPSGLIGASQAIAMIDDIPGCQELVSRMMAECRAALCETLARFDD
- a CDS encoding acyl-CoA dehydrogenase family protein, which gives rise to MKFNLNDEQGLLRDSVRRFVDKEYDLAARTARLRSGEPCHAGHWQTFADNGWLAAALPEAAGGLGGNVIDMALISAEFGRGLVIEPWLGSAVLAPQTVLAGGSAQQREALLPAVADGSRRLALAYSESQSRGFIGPVLTRATPAPGGYTLHGTKTLVLGGRDADAFVVSADVAGAGTSLFVVEAGQEGVKRRSLPLHDGSWAAEVTFDGVFVPADALLGEAGNGEAALRQGLAHGIAALCAELVGAMEKAIEITADYLKVRKQFGVAIGSFQSLQHRMSDMAAEMEVARSMLYVLLAAIDNDSPDLDRTVSQAKSLVVRAARYVCGQAIQLHGGIGMTEEYPVGHYFKRAVVADALFGNADMHDARNAEAWQASLTEKEEQA
- a CDS encoding MaoC family dehydratase, whose protein sequence is MKTYENIADLQPLVGEVIGTSEWLALDQARINMFADATGDHQWIHVDVERAKNGPFGAPIAHGFLTLSLLPAFTHSAYRIRNSSTGVNYGLDKVRFPAPVPVDSLLRAQFRLVSYEPLDNGGAQFKVEMTVERQGGSKPVCIAESILRRFP
- a CDS encoding acyl-CoA dehydrogenase — encoded protein: MDFEPDLGLEAFRQEVRAFLRESLPADLAGRPRSGTRSARADLTRWQGILNQRGWGAPSWPKEHGGTGWSVLQRLIFDEECVAAGAPSSDTAAQRLLGPVLNAFGTPAQRAEHIPHMLSGERQWCQGFSEPGSGSDLASLRTRAVLDVEGEGDHYVVNGQKIWTTCAHRADWIFLLVRTDPEAKKQAGITFLLVDMKSPGITVRPIRSIDGCHHLNETFFEDVRVPVANRVGEEGAGWSITKFLLNNEHATAADLPMLRRYLAQVRSLAARKDVSGRTLAQRHEFALRLARYEAELNAIAMLVQRVASMEEDHSPAAHAMGSMLKIRGTELQQAMSTFLVEALGDYGAVAYPTLDDEDGHGDARAALPMQDLGRGIASEMFFRRASTIYGGTSEVQRTIIAKSLFNF